Proteins encoded within one genomic window of Flavobacterium oreochromis:
- a CDS encoding pyridoxal-phosphate dependent enzyme, whose amino-acid sequence MQYAKNILETIGNTPLVKLNKVTAEIEALVLAKVETFNPGNSVKDRMAIKMIEDAEKDGRLKPGGTIIEGTSGNTGMGLALGAIIKGYKLICVISDKQSKEKCDILRAVGAKVVVCPTDVEPTDPRSYYSVSKRLAEETPNAWYVNQYDNPSNALAHYEQTGPEIWKQTEGKITHFVVGVGTGGTISGVAKYLKEKNPNIKIWGIDTYGSVFKKYHETGIFDENEIYSYITEGIGEDILPKNVDFSLIDGFTKVTDKDAAVYTRKIALEEGIFVGNSAGAAIKGLLQLKDEFKPDDVVVVLFHDSGSRYVGKMFNDDWMRERGFLEEELTKAEDLIKDHIEKPLVIVRTEELVSHAIERMRKYKISQIPVIDVNGFVGSIDESDLFQSYILDKNTADRPIREVMGAPFPIVAKGTPIEEVSKLITKDNQAVLVDLGDEKHHIITKYDIINSIK is encoded by the coding sequence ATGCAATATGCAAAGAACATACTAGAAACCATTGGTAATACACCTCTAGTAAAGTTAAATAAAGTAACAGCTGAAATTGAAGCACTAGTTTTAGCAAAAGTAGAAACATTTAATCCAGGAAATTCTGTTAAAGACCGTATGGCAATTAAAATGATTGAAGATGCCGAAAAAGATGGTCGTTTAAAACCAGGAGGAACCATTATTGAAGGTACTTCCGGTAATACAGGAATGGGATTGGCTTTAGGTGCTATAATTAAAGGCTATAAACTAATCTGTGTAATTTCAGATAAACAATCAAAAGAAAAATGTGATATACTAAGAGCAGTTGGAGCAAAAGTTGTAGTTTGCCCAACAGACGTAGAACCTACTGATCCTCGTTCTTATTATTCCGTTTCCAAACGTTTAGCAGAAGAAACACCAAATGCTTGGTATGTTAATCAATATGATAATCCTAGTAACGCATTAGCGCATTACGAGCAAACAGGGCCGGAAATTTGGAAACAAACAGAAGGTAAAATTACACACTTTGTTGTGGGCGTTGGTACAGGAGGAACCATATCAGGTGTAGCTAAATATCTAAAAGAGAAAAATCCTAATATAAAAATATGGGGAATAGATACATATGGGTCTGTATTTAAAAAATACCATGAAACAGGTATTTTTGATGAAAACGAAATATATTCTTACATAACAGAAGGTATTGGCGAAGATATATTGCCTAAAAATGTTGATTTTTCTCTAATAGATGGTTTTACTAAAGTAACGGATAAAGATGCAGCAGTATACACTCGTAAAATTGCTTTAGAAGAAGGAATATTTGTAGGTAATTCAGCAGGAGCAGCTATTAAAGGATTATTACAGTTAAAAGATGAATTTAAGCCAGATGATGTAGTAGTTGTTTTATTTCATGATTCAGGAAGTCGTTATGTAGGTAAAATGTTCAATGATGATTGGATGCGAGAAAGAGGCTTTTTAGAAGAAGAATTAACAAAAGCAGAAGACTTAATAAAAGATCATATTGAAAAACCACTTGTAATCGTTCGTACAGAAGAGCTAGTTTCACATGCTATAGAAAGAATGCGTAAGTATAAAATTTCACAAATACCAGTTATTGATGTAAACGGATTCGTAGGATCTATTGATGAATCAGATCTTTTTCAAAGCTATATATTAGATAAAAATACAGCTGATAGACCCATAAGAGAAGTTATGGGAGCGCCATTTCCAATTGTAGCCAAAGGAACCCCTATAGAAGAAGTTTCTAAACTAATTACAAAAGATAATCAAGCCGTTTTAGTAGATTTAGGAGATGAAAAACATCATATCATTACAAAATATGATATTATCAATTCTATAAAATAA
- a CDS encoding putative porin produces the protein MSQSKDSIKSLRQAPKENPKAPHNWYKIYNLKKDTTFVDTSLTIKSDYKFNLLRKDNFGLLPFANDGSVYTILDYSYNYTKALPNIGFNAKQFNCLNSEDILYYNVPTPLTELYFKTVLEQGQNIDAFITLNTSKKLNFSLAYKGLRSLGKYLNSLTSTGNFRFTSSYQTKNERYGFNLHFTSQDFTNQENGGILNIIDFTSGDPQFSQRSRLDVKLRDAKSFFEGKRYFLDQYFRLNRNQKLNNVLLEHQFKYEIFNFSFEKLTRTDYFGLGYENSNYSDLTKSSTFYNKIGATFFNTSIGKFNIFIEDSRFRYGYNRLVIENQQIKVPARNDFSVQNIGGKYFYLKGKFRGEALFPRRFQKILTLLLIFLQNIQ, from the coding sequence TTGAGTCAATCAAAAGATAGCATTAAGTCCTTGCGACAAGCACCAAAAGAAAATCCTAAAGCACCACATAATTGGTATAAAATTTACAATTTGAAAAAAGATACCACATTTGTTGATACCTCTCTTACTATAAAAAGTGATTATAAATTTAATTTGCTCAGAAAAGACAATTTTGGATTGTTACCATTTGCTAATGATGGTTCTGTATATACTATTTTAGACTACAGTTATAATTATACTAAAGCTTTGCCTAATATTGGCTTTAATGCTAAGCAATTTAATTGTCTTAATTCAGAAGATATATTGTATTATAACGTTCCAACTCCTCTAACAGAATTATATTTTAAAACTGTTTTGGAGCAAGGACAAAACATAGATGCTTTTATAACCTTAAATACTTCAAAAAAACTTAATTTTTCATTAGCGTATAAAGGACTACGTTCATTAGGTAAATATCTAAATTCATTGACAAGTACAGGTAATTTTAGATTTACTTCAAGCTATCAAACTAAAAATGAACGTTACGGATTTAATTTGCATTTTACAAGCCAAGATTTTACAAATCAAGAAAATGGTGGGATTTTAAATATCATTGATTTTACCTCTGGTGATCCTCAATTTAGCCAACGTTCAAGATTAGATGTCAAATTAAGAGATGCAAAATCTTTTTTTGAAGGAAAACGTTATTTTTTAGATCAATATTTTCGTTTAAATAGAAATCAAAAATTGAATAATGTACTATTAGAACATCAATTCAAATATGAAATTTTTAATTTCAGTTTTGAAAAATTGACTAGAACTGATTATTTCGGTTTGGGGTATGAAAATTCTAATTATTCAGATCTAACAAAATCATCTACATTTTATAATAAAATTGGTGCAACTTTTTTTAATACCTCAATAGGAAAGTTTAATATATTTATTGAAGATAGTCGTTTTCGTTACGGATATAATCGTTTAGTAATCGAAAACCAACAAATAAAAGTACCTGCTCGAAATGATTTTTCAGTTCAAAATATTGGAGGTAAATATTTTTATCTAAAAGGGAAATTTCGAGGAGAAGCTCTTTTTCCAAGGCGATTTCAAAAAATACTAACTCTACTATTGATATTTTTGCAAAATATACAGTAG
- a CDS encoding putative porin, translating into MFAKYTVDNKNSFSAQYTNLSKLPDLTSSLYQSDFVAYNWKNYFNNEKINSFRLNAQTQWGTLESQFTVLHDHIYFSNDDLTQKTLLTSPKQYKGPINYFSAKLQKELKLGKWALNNSIVYQQVIQAESILNVPKILTRNTLYFSDHYFKKALFLQTGITLQYFTNYYANGYNPLIGNFYTQTDTTIGNHPIVDFFVNARVRQTRIFLKAEHLNAAFINNDFFAAPSQPYKDFLIRFGLVWNFFQ; encoded by the coding sequence ATTTTTGCAAAATATACAGTAGACAATAAAAATAGTTTTTCAGCTCAATACACTAATTTGAGTAAATTGCCAGATTTAACCTCTTCTCTGTATCAGAGTGATTTTGTAGCTTATAATTGGAAAAATTATTTTAATAATGAAAAAATTAATTCTTTTCGTTTAAATGCCCAAACACAATGGGGAACACTCGAATCCCAGTTTACAGTATTACATGATCATATTTATTTTAGCAATGATGATTTAACACAAAAAACATTACTTACATCACCTAAGCAATACAAAGGGCCAATTAATTATTTTTCAGCTAAATTGCAAAAAGAATTAAAATTAGGAAAATGGGCACTAAATAATAGCATAGTCTATCAACAAGTAATTCAGGCGGAATCAATTTTAAATGTTCCAAAAATTTTAACTCGTAATACACTATATTTTTCTGACCATTATTTTAAAAAAGCTTTATTTTTACAAACAGGTATTACTTTACAATACTTTACTAATTATTATGCCAACGGATATAATCCTTTAATTGGTAATTTTTATACTCAAACTGATACAACAATAGGAAACCATCCTATTGTTGATTTTTTTGTTAACGCTAGAGTACGCCAAACAAGAATTTTCTTGAAAGCAGAACATTTGAATGCTGCCTTTATTAATAATGATTTTTTTGCAGCACCTAGTCAGCCCTATAAAGACTTTCTTATTCGTTTTGGATTAGTATGGAATTTCTTTCAGTAA